From Gouania willdenowi chromosome 18, fGouWil2.1, whole genome shotgun sequence, one genomic window encodes:
- the LOC114480859 gene encoding protein mono-ADP-ribosyltransferase PARP14-like isoform X1 encodes MAEDQHSLFFKAKDLTGSDKEQIRKHFQVPLEKVKDDYYKISFNKQEEQERVLQKKFHTVPRSKGELTITVSRTLTSGVPSTTKPKLPLLKPKLEAKKKSWSLEQIQQQSVPIRKVMQIMEKRYQLVESNFRQEMLAHHPSVEVNRSSDAIILEGSDTDVQEGATRLEKWIKKIQEKRLFLAPAIIDFLTSSGAIQRYKACFEQGFKNPVFMEVESEVILSSLSKDSMDEAEAMLGDLKVALITVERSITDLKNLSDILLKAKDEANRNEPKVEVNFIPGLSAPGTTDILFVGNDINVKKLKEILQEHPSSQIITKEVLSLPIPDLVECFKEFEHLIDLNLTSVTLDPTSSPNPCVLVSGPSGEVQEVKHILTSAFEKLISVTLLLDGLGALRYFQENGRISKELVEKSFQVIIREQKGQKPKPVETKIKKAPKQRGRSNSAEVPSRQFWKNHLCSIRTKPAGNKSGVAAVSKISLKLKLGSLEDEQVDVLVAPILDTKLTSTRIGSHLLDKAGNGLKEKFDSLASKGYIGPGQVLQVDLPPNLTCSKIIFIRCLPWDGKNSGKSFKALKHGLQQCLNLCEEEQWNSVSFPIIGPGIVLKYPLEDAVKALTDTIGQFKSFGSLTDINIIVKPGHPDSAESYNLVQEHLRSLLNKGRKGSFGSLATDLDPTSMTLEGDVELELVFGDITNEKTDAVVNSTDFKTFDFEGVCKHILAKAGPEVKAELQQATVQRGEIFKSGPGNFPCKAILHVCAFKNADLVEKLSTDIICHCEIFQYKSVAIPSICAGVGGLAPDVVAKAILRGIRTVTSSRNLKVVKNIRIVLYTINSFLAFKKEAEQIFSCDVTKAPPVNKRLSFPPCEDQQSKFLVLGLSREKVNNAQINLKDLYQAQCSTQSFTAEELNSLTWDDEKSFKDLIPSHGLCMKYDSSGSLIVSGLKDGVNQAVRIIQNSRQNQLELEIIERNKQEMYERVAWCIMGNDGQWVRLPPTANYRLEKPDKEKTIVDADGNTWIPNLQRMTATKLLSGNKQTLKRLRIEPDFTYPLYWDNMEIGESQKMVPLSPSTAEHQTVKAAFQQTQTSTIIKIERLQNIPLRRAYEVQKKNLSNKSGDNEKLLFHGTNPENINSIITNGFDRRYSGQNATSYGLGTYFAINANYSANPKYSKPAADGSQSMFMARVLTGIYVLGHIDMKVLPPRDPHRSPDRYDSAVDNLDNPQMFVVFQDNQAYPDYLITFK; translated from the exons ATGGCTGAAGACCAGCACTCGCTGTTTTTCAAGGCCAAAGATTTGACAGGAAGCGACAAAGAGCAAATCAGAAAACATTTTCAGGTACCTCTTGAAAAGGTCAAAGATGACTACTACAAAATCAGCTTCAACAAACAAGAAG AACAAGAAAGAGTTTTGCAAAAGAAGTTCCACACGGTTCCGCGTTCCAAAGGAGAATTAACCATCACTGTGAGTCGCACGCTGACCTCTGGGGTGCCATCAACTACCAAACCAAAG CTGCCATTGTTAAAACCAAAACTTGAAGCTAAGAAGAAAAGTTGGTCATTGGAGCAAATCCAACAACAAAGCGTGCCAATACGGAAGGTAATGCAGATTATGGAGAAGCGATACCAACTGGTAGAATCCAATTTCCGTCAAGAAATGTTGGCACATCATCCATCTGTGGAAGTCAACAGAAGTAGTGATGCGATCATCCTGGAAGGTTCAGATACTGACGTTCAGGAAGGGGCTACAAGACTTGAAAAATGGATCAAGAAGATACAAGAAAAAAGACTTTTCCTTGCTCCCGCTATAATCGACTTTCTGACCTCCAGTGGAGCTATTCAAAGGTACAAAGCTTGCTTCGAGCAGGGCTTCAAGAATCCTGTTTTCATGGAGGTGGAATCTGAAGTCATTCTGTCCAGTTTGTCCAAGGATTCAATGGACGAGGCTGAAGCAATGTTGGGGGATCTGAAGGTTGCTTTGATTACAGTGGAACGTTCCATCACTGATCTTAAAAATCTAAGTGACATTTTATTGAAAGCCAAGGACGAGGCAAACCGCAATGAGCCAAAAGTGGAGGTAAACTTCATTCCAGGACTCAGTGCACCTGGAACAACTGATATCCtgtttgttggcaatgacataaatgtcaaaaaactCAAAGAGATTCTTCAAGAGCATCCAAGTAGTCAAATCATAACCAAAGAGGTGTTGTCTCTGCCAATTCCTGACCTTGTTGAATGTTTCAAGGAATTTGAACACCTAATTGACTTAAATCTGACCAGTGTTACCTTAGATCCCACAAGTTCCCCAAATCCTTGTGTACTTGTATCTGGTCCAAGCGGTGAAGTCCAGGAGGTCAAACATATATTGACTTCAGCTTTTGAGAAACTGATATCTGTAACTTTGCTTCTTGATGGTTTAGGGGCGCTGCGTTACTTCCAGGAAAATGGTCGCATTAGCAAGGAGCTGGTTGAAAAGTCCTTTCAGGTCATAATCAGGGAACAGAAAGGTCAGAAGCCAAAGCCAGTGGAAACGAAAATCAAGAAGGCACCAAAGCAACGAGGAAGAAGCAATTCTGCAGAAGTTCCATCCAGACAGTTTTGGAAAAATCATCTATGCTCTATTAGGACAAAACCTGCAGGAAACAAATCAGGGGTTGCAGCAGTAAGCAAAATAAGTCTTAAACTCAAGCTGGGCTCCTTGGAAGATGAGCAG GTAGATGTTTTGGTGGCCCCCATTCTGGACACTAAACTGACCTCCACAAGAATAGGAAGTCATCTCTTGGACAAAGCAGGAAACGGTCTCAAAGAAAAGTTTGATTCACTGGCATCCAAAGGTTACATCGGCCCGGGACAAGTTCTCCAAGTGGACTTGCCTCCAAATTTGACCTGCTCCAAGATCATTTTTATACGATGCTTGCCTTGGGATGGAAAGAATAGTGGCAAAAGCTTTAAG GCCCTCAAACACGGACTACAGCAGTGTCTGAACCTCTGTGAAGAAGAACAGTGGAATTCAGTTTCTTTCCCCATCATTGGACCAGGAATTGTGTTAAAATATCCTCTGGAAGACGCTGTTAAAGCTCTGACCGACACCATCGGTCAGTTCAAGTCTTTCGGTTCGCTCACCGACATCAACATTATCGTCAAACCTGGCCACCCCGACTCTGCAGag AGCTACAACCTCGTGCAAGAACACCTCAGATCATTACTGAACAAAGGACGCAAAG GCAGCTTTGGATCGCTCGCCACTGACCTTGATCCCACCAGCATGACCTTGGAAGGAGACGTTGAACTTGAGCTGGTGTTCGGTGACATCACTAATGAGAAAACAGACGCAGTGGTCAACTCCACAGACTTCAAAACCTTCGACTTTG aGGGAGTTTGCAAACACATCCTAGCCAAAGCTGGACCAGAAGTAAAAGCAGAACTGCAACAAG CAACAGTTCAACGAGGAGAGATTTTTAAATCCGGGCCAGGAAACTTCCCCTGCAAGGCCATTTTACACGTGTGTGCTTTCAAAAACGCCGACCTCGTGGAAAAACTTTCAACTGATATCATTTGCCACTGTGAGATTTTCCAGTACAAGTCTGTTGCCATTCCTTCCATCTGTGCTG GAGTCGGCGGGTTGGCTCCTGATGTTGTCGCGAAAGCGATCCTGCGAGGCATCCGAACCGTGACCTCGTCCAGGAATCTGAAGGTGGTCAAGAACATCCGCATCGTCCTGTATACGATCAATTCATTTCTAGCCTTTAAGAAGGAGGCGGAGCAGATCTTCTCCTGTGATGTGACGAAAG CCCCACCTGTGAACAAAAGACTTTCTTTCCCCCCCTGTGAGGATCAGCAGTCCAAATTCCTGGTCCTGGGTTTGAGCAGAGAGAAAGTGAACAACGCCCAGATAAACCTGAAGGATCTGTATCAGGCTCAGTGTTCCACGCAGAGCTTCACAGCAGAGGAACTCAATAGCCTGACGTGGGACGATGAAAAGAGCTTCAAGGATCTGATTCCCTCTCATGGCCTGTGTATGAAATATGACTCATCCGGCAGCCTCATTGTGAGCGGGTTAAAGGACGGCGTCAACCAGGCAGTGCGCATCATACAGAACAGTCGTCAGAACCAGTTAGAGCTTGAGATAATAGAACGAAACAAGCAGGAAATGTACGAGCGCGTGGCCTGGTGCATCATGGGAAACGATGGACAGTGGGTGAGACTTCCCCCGACTGCCAACTACAGACTGGAGAAGCCGGATAAGGAAAAAACAATCGTGGATGCAGACGGTAACACATGGATTCCGAATTTGCAGAGAATGACTGCGACAAAACTTTTATCTGGAAACAAACAGACGCTGAAACGCCTCAGAATCGAACCAG ACTTCACTTATCCTCTGTATTGGGACAACATGGAGATAGGTGAGAGTCAGAAGATGGTCCCACTATCGCCCTCTACAGCGGAGCATCAGACAGTGAAGGCAGCCTTTCAACAAACTCAGACCTCGACTATAATAAAG ATCGAACGCCTGCAGAACATCCCACTGCGTCGGGCCTACGAAGTCCAGAAGAAAAACCTTTCCAATAAGAGCGGTGATAACGAAAAGCTGCTTTTTCACGGGACAAACCCGGAAAACATCAACTCCATCATCACTAACGGGTTCGATCGGCGCTATTCAGGACAAAATG CGACTTCGTATGGACTTGGGACGTATTTTGCCATAAACGCAAATTACTCCGCCAACCCAAAATACTCCAAACCGGCCGCAGACGGCTCTCAGTCCATGTTCATGGCTAGAGTCCTGACAGGCATCTACGTGCTCGGCCACATTGACATGAAGGTTCTGCCGCCTCGAGATCCTCACCGATCCCCGGACCGATACGACAGCGCGGTGGACAACCTGGACAACCCTCAGATGTTTGTTGTGTTCCAGGACAACCAGGCCTACCCGGACTACCTCATCACCTTCAAATGA
- the LOC114480859 gene encoding protein mono-ADP-ribosyltransferase PARP14-like isoform X2 has product MAEDQHSLFFKAKDLTGSDKEQIRKHFQVPLEKVKDDYYKISFNKQEEQERVLQKKFHTVPRSKGELTITVSRTLTSGVPSTTKPKVDVLVAPILDTKLTSTRIGSHLLDKAGNGLKEKFDSLASKGYIGPGQVLQVDLPPNLTCSKIIFIRCLPWDGKNSGKSFKALKHGLQQCLNLCEEEQWNSVSFPIIGPGIVLKYPLEDAVKALTDTIGQFKSFGSLTDINIIVKPGHPDSAESYNLVQEHLRSLLNKGRKGSFGSLATDLDPTSMTLEGDVELELVFGDITNEKTDAVVNSTDFKTFDFEGVCKHILAKAGPEVKAELQQATVQRGEIFKSGPGNFPCKAILHVCAFKNADLVEKLSTDIICHCEIFQYKSVAIPSICAGVGGLAPDVVAKAILRGIRTVTSSRNLKVVKNIRIVLYTINSFLAFKKEAEQIFSCDVTKAPPVNKRLSFPPCEDQQSKFLVLGLSREKVNNAQINLKDLYQAQCSTQSFTAEELNSLTWDDEKSFKDLIPSHGLCMKYDSSGSLIVSGLKDGVNQAVRIIQNSRQNQLELEIIERNKQEMYERVAWCIMGNDGQWVRLPPTANYRLEKPDKEKTIVDADGNTWIPNLQRMTATKLLSGNKQTLKRLRIEPDFTYPLYWDNMEIGESQKMVPLSPSTAEHQTVKAAFQQTQTSTIIKIERLQNIPLRRAYEVQKKNLSNKSGDNEKLLFHGTNPENINSIITNGFDRRYSGQNATSYGLGTYFAINANYSANPKYSKPAADGSQSMFMARVLTGIYVLGHIDMKVLPPRDPHRSPDRYDSAVDNLDNPQMFVVFQDNQAYPDYLITFK; this is encoded by the exons ATGGCTGAAGACCAGCACTCGCTGTTTTTCAAGGCCAAAGATTTGACAGGAAGCGACAAAGAGCAAATCAGAAAACATTTTCAGGTACCTCTTGAAAAGGTCAAAGATGACTACTACAAAATCAGCTTCAACAAACAAGAAG AACAAGAAAGAGTTTTGCAAAAGAAGTTCCACACGGTTCCGCGTTCCAAAGGAGAATTAACCATCACTGTGAGTCGCACGCTGACCTCTGGGGTGCCATCAACTACCAAACCAAAG GTAGATGTTTTGGTGGCCCCCATTCTGGACACTAAACTGACCTCCACAAGAATAGGAAGTCATCTCTTGGACAAAGCAGGAAACGGTCTCAAAGAAAAGTTTGATTCACTGGCATCCAAAGGTTACATCGGCCCGGGACAAGTTCTCCAAGTGGACTTGCCTCCAAATTTGACCTGCTCCAAGATCATTTTTATACGATGCTTGCCTTGGGATGGAAAGAATAGTGGCAAAAGCTTTAAG GCCCTCAAACACGGACTACAGCAGTGTCTGAACCTCTGTGAAGAAGAACAGTGGAATTCAGTTTCTTTCCCCATCATTGGACCAGGAATTGTGTTAAAATATCCTCTGGAAGACGCTGTTAAAGCTCTGACCGACACCATCGGTCAGTTCAAGTCTTTCGGTTCGCTCACCGACATCAACATTATCGTCAAACCTGGCCACCCCGACTCTGCAGag AGCTACAACCTCGTGCAAGAACACCTCAGATCATTACTGAACAAAGGACGCAAAG GCAGCTTTGGATCGCTCGCCACTGACCTTGATCCCACCAGCATGACCTTGGAAGGAGACGTTGAACTTGAGCTGGTGTTCGGTGACATCACTAATGAGAAAACAGACGCAGTGGTCAACTCCACAGACTTCAAAACCTTCGACTTTG aGGGAGTTTGCAAACACATCCTAGCCAAAGCTGGACCAGAAGTAAAAGCAGAACTGCAACAAG CAACAGTTCAACGAGGAGAGATTTTTAAATCCGGGCCAGGAAACTTCCCCTGCAAGGCCATTTTACACGTGTGTGCTTTCAAAAACGCCGACCTCGTGGAAAAACTTTCAACTGATATCATTTGCCACTGTGAGATTTTCCAGTACAAGTCTGTTGCCATTCCTTCCATCTGTGCTG GAGTCGGCGGGTTGGCTCCTGATGTTGTCGCGAAAGCGATCCTGCGAGGCATCCGAACCGTGACCTCGTCCAGGAATCTGAAGGTGGTCAAGAACATCCGCATCGTCCTGTATACGATCAATTCATTTCTAGCCTTTAAGAAGGAGGCGGAGCAGATCTTCTCCTGTGATGTGACGAAAG CCCCACCTGTGAACAAAAGACTTTCTTTCCCCCCCTGTGAGGATCAGCAGTCCAAATTCCTGGTCCTGGGTTTGAGCAGAGAGAAAGTGAACAACGCCCAGATAAACCTGAAGGATCTGTATCAGGCTCAGTGTTCCACGCAGAGCTTCACAGCAGAGGAACTCAATAGCCTGACGTGGGACGATGAAAAGAGCTTCAAGGATCTGATTCCCTCTCATGGCCTGTGTATGAAATATGACTCATCCGGCAGCCTCATTGTGAGCGGGTTAAAGGACGGCGTCAACCAGGCAGTGCGCATCATACAGAACAGTCGTCAGAACCAGTTAGAGCTTGAGATAATAGAACGAAACAAGCAGGAAATGTACGAGCGCGTGGCCTGGTGCATCATGGGAAACGATGGACAGTGGGTGAGACTTCCCCCGACTGCCAACTACAGACTGGAGAAGCCGGATAAGGAAAAAACAATCGTGGATGCAGACGGTAACACATGGATTCCGAATTTGCAGAGAATGACTGCGACAAAACTTTTATCTGGAAACAAACAGACGCTGAAACGCCTCAGAATCGAACCAG ACTTCACTTATCCTCTGTATTGGGACAACATGGAGATAGGTGAGAGTCAGAAGATGGTCCCACTATCGCCCTCTACAGCGGAGCATCAGACAGTGAAGGCAGCCTTTCAACAAACTCAGACCTCGACTATAATAAAG ATCGAACGCCTGCAGAACATCCCACTGCGTCGGGCCTACGAAGTCCAGAAGAAAAACCTTTCCAATAAGAGCGGTGATAACGAAAAGCTGCTTTTTCACGGGACAAACCCGGAAAACATCAACTCCATCATCACTAACGGGTTCGATCGGCGCTATTCAGGACAAAATG CGACTTCGTATGGACTTGGGACGTATTTTGCCATAAACGCAAATTACTCCGCCAACCCAAAATACTCCAAACCGGCCGCAGACGGCTCTCAGTCCATGTTCATGGCTAGAGTCCTGACAGGCATCTACGTGCTCGGCCACATTGACATGAAGGTTCTGCCGCCTCGAGATCCTCACCGATCCCCGGACCGATACGACAGCGCGGTGGACAACCTGGACAACCCTCAGATGTTTGTTGTGTTCCAGGACAACCAGGCCTACCCGGACTACCTCATCACCTTCAAATGA
- the f13a1b gene encoding coagulation factor XIII A chain encodes MSHQGTSVPPASPPPPPAGRLPKTTNRGRSSDPIDSSNSATSDFPELEYFGVPGPRGFPPLTEFLDITDVDMLKSRHGSNMSKHHTMFFNSDNLIVRRGQEFQVKVTFNRPYKPAKDKFALEFVIGSSPQFSKGTYIPVFPNKERQSSWEGRITNTSDNVVTMGITPQTSCIVGKYHMYVAIQTPFGIRRTRRDKSRDLYILFNPWASDDAVYLDDEREREECVLTEVGVIYHGAYDDVAERYWNYGQFNYGVLDACLYIMDRSQMPIANRGDPIKITRKASAMLNSRDDDGVMVGNWSGDYTYGVAPTSWTGSTDILLTYASTKLPVAYAQCWVYAAVFNTFLRCLGIPSRVVTNYYSAHDNNGNLKMDIILDDNGRIDRNRTRDSIWNYHCWNECFMSRPDLPPGFGGWQVVDATPQETSDGMYRCGPASVQAIKHGQICFPFDAPFVFAEVNSDVVFYSRRTDGSMEPVKVNRTHVGRMVLTKSTGEMSRRDITDQYKFPEGSPEERTVLEKAEEYGCKRERSDPSTADVDLVLPTLEVSLGEDFQFDLEFVNQSDEPRTVDAYLSGSVVYYTGVTTAEFLFRDCSVEVGPRKSVKESMTVDSKKYMKYLVEQANLHFIASGKIRETGQIITSMKVVVLHNPKLIIEMPSVGKVNKEMVAKFEFTNPFSFSLEGVYVRMEGPAVMAPKVKYYSVITGGSSVVWTEVVTPQRVGESRLIATLDCAALRQVSGQASFTIEA; translated from the exons AATTCCTTGACATTACGGACGTTGACATGCTGAAGAGTCGTCATGGGAGCAACATGTCCAAACACCACACCATGTTCTTCAACTCGGACAACCTCATCGTCCGCCGAGGACAAGAGTTTCAGGTCAAGGTCACCTTCAACCGGCCCTACAAGCCAGCCAAGGACAAGTTTGCTCTGGAGTTTGTAAttg GTTCCAGCCCTCAGTTCAGCAAAGGCACCTACATCCCAGTGTTCCCAAACAAGGAGCGTCAGAGTTCCTGGGAAGGCCGAATCACCAACACCTCTGATAACGTGGTCACCATGGGCATCACCCCTCAAACCAGCTGCATTGTGGGAAAGTATCACATGTACGTGGCAATACAGACACCGTTTGGCATCCGCAGAACCAGGAGGGACAAAAGCCGAGACCTGTACATCCTCTTTAACCCCTGGGCCTCAG ACGATGCTGTGTATCTGGACGatgagagggagagggaggagtGTGTGCTGACGGAGGTGGGGGTCATCTATCACGGCGCCTACGACGACGTGGCCGAGAGATACTGGAACTATGGACAG TTTAACTACGGAGTTCTGGATGCGTGTCtgtacatcatggaccgctcaCAGATGCCCATCGCTAACAGAGGAGACCCCATTAAAATCACCAGGAAAGCCTCTGCCATG CTGAACTCTCGTGATGACGATGGGGTGATGGTGGGCAACTGGAGCGGCGACTACACGTACGGCGTGGCCCCCACCTCCTGGACTGGCAGCACTGACATCCTGCTCACCTACGCCAGCACCAAGTTGCCCGTCGCTTACGCCCAGTGCTGGGTTTACGCCGCCGTCTTCAACACCT tcCTGCGCTGCTTGGGAATCCCATCCCGAGTCGTAACCAACTATTATTCTGCTCACGACAACAACGGAAACCTGAAGATGGACATTATACTGGACGACAACGGCCGCATCGACCGCAACCGAACCAGAGACTCAATCTG GAACTATCACTGCTGGAACGAGTGCTTCATGTCCAGGCCGGACCTCCCTCCTGGTTTTGGAGGCTGGCAGGTGGTGGATGCAACTCCACAGGAGACGAGTGATG GAATGTACAGATGTGGACCTGCGTCAGTCCAGGCCATCAAACACGGACAGATCTGCTTCCCTTTTGATGCTCCTTTTGTGTTCGCCGAG GTTAACAGTGATGTGGTGTTTTACTCACGGAGGACGGATGGATCCATGGAGCCGGTCAAAGTGAACCGCACTCACGTGGGTCGGATGGTGTTGACCAAAAGTACCGGAGAAATGAGTCGCCGTGACATCACCGACCAGTACAAGTTTCCCGAAG GCAGCCCCGAGGAGCGGACGGTCCTGGAGAAGGCGGAGGAGTACGGCTGTAAGCGCGAAAGGTCAGATCCTTCCACAGCCGACGTGGACCTGGTCCTCCCCACCCTGGAGGTCAGCCTGGGAGAGGACTTCCAGTTCGACCTGGAATTTGTGAACCAAAGCGATGAGCCTCGCACGGTGGACGCCTACCTGAGCGGCAGCGTGGTGTACTACACCGGGGTCACCACCGCTGAGTTCCTGTTCAGGGACTGCAGTGTGGAGGTTGGCCCTCGGAAGA GTGTGAAGGAGTCAATGACTGTGGATTCAAAGAAGTACATGAAGTATCTGGTGGAACAGGCCAATCTTCACTTTATTGCCAGCGGGAAGATCAGGGAAACCGGCCAGATCATCACATCAATGAAAGTTGTCGTCCTGCACAATCCTAAACTCATCATCGAG ATGCCCAGTGTGGGGAAAGTCAACAAAGAGATGGTGGCAAAGTTTGAGTTCACAAACCCATTCAGCTTCAGCTTAGAAGGCGTCTACGTTCGTATGGAAGGACCCGCCGTCATGGCGCCCAAGGTCAAATACTACAG TGTGATCACCGGAGGGTCCTCAGTGGTTTGGACCGAGGTCGTCACTCCGCAGAGAGTCGGAGAATCCAGACTGATCGCGACCCTGGACTGTGCCGCCCTCAGGCAGGTTTCAGGACAGGCGTCGTTCACCATCGAGGCCTGA